The genome window ctcccttgccCTATACTTCCTTGTCCCCTCTTTATTTAttgggcagggggaggggtgagggcACAAACAAGAACAGATTCACAGTGTCCTGGGGTAAGGGGGGGGCGGGTCACAGTAATCATTGCCTATCTCCCTTCCTCTGGCTGGGGTAGACTTAATAAAGAGAGAAACTCAAGAGCTGCTTGCTTTATTTAGGGGTAGGgcaaaaaaggaagtaaaatgatGAAAGACTAGTTAGAAGGGCcaagcagagaaagggaagaggcaAAAATTCCCCTCTTCTCAGGAAGTGACAATCACAAAATCTTAAGAGGGTAAGAGCTGGAGCAAACCCCTCATTTACAAAATCCCATCGCAAGTAACCAGCAGGATTGGAACTCCCCCCAGTGTTTGAATCCCAGACCAGGCTTTCCTACCAGAACTTCAAACCCTCTaacccaggggagagaggagggaagaggatgAACTAGTAGCGTGAGAGGCGACACATGTCACACTGGCAAGCCTTGGCTGTGAAGATCTCGAGCTCCTCCCTCCGGGTCCCCACACACTGCAGCTGCACCTTCACCTGTGGGACAGGGGAGTCCACGTTCCAGTCCCCCTTCATAGGGCCATCTTCAATCCCCATCTCCTTTGTCTTTCCCCTAACCCCCAATGTCCCTTCACTGGGCTGGGCCCTCCTCACCTTCTTCAGGCTGCTGATGGTGCAGCACTGAGAGACGGAGGTGATGTTGTGTCGATAGCCACTGGCCACCAGCACAGAGTACCGGGAGGGGAAGGCACTGGACTCACAGTGGCCAACACAGGCTTGTACCACATGGGAGCCCTGGCAGGTGCCTTGGCGGTCACTTCGCACTGTCACGTTGATGGCTAGAAGGAGATGGGTGAGCAGTTGATGGCAACTCTGCGAAGGCTTGCCCTAGCTCCTGTTGTCTGTTCCTCAGTTTGGGTCCATCTAGAGTGCTGCCTACCCCAAAATGCAGTCTATCAGCTCTTTGCTCCCATCCAGAATTTCCACTCCCTCCAGCCCTCTGGTCCCAGAGGTACTCACGGTGCAAGTGGCAGCCTGGGATGGCTGCCTCCCGACCCTGGTCTTCCATGACTGCCAGGACCAGCAGGCAGAGGAGCAGGGTTTGGGGGGACACTATGGGCATCTGAAACACAATGGGTAGATGTCTCACTATGGGTATGCAGGTGGGAGGAGGAGTTCTTTAAATACTGCATGCCTCCTGGTGAGTGGGCCAGCGCTGGCTGGTCTTTCTGACAGGTGATGTGTGCTTGAGTGAGGCTGTCTTTTCTCTGTAtctgcatgcgtgtgtgtgtgtgtgtgtgtgcgcgcgtgcgtgcatgcgtgcatgtgtgtgtgtaagtatcaGTTTGGATGGGTGTGAGTGTAAGCAGCTGTTTCTGGATGGGACTTAGGTGTAAGCCCTATGTGTGGTGATTCTCCCCTGGAATTTCCCTTGCCATCTGGAGCACAAACATCTTTCTCCCTCCATCTGCCCCATCTTAGCTTTCGGAAACCTTGTCCACATCCCCAGGCCCTCCCCAAGCTCCTCCTGCCTCAGTGAGCTCACCACTTCCAAGGCCCAGGAATTGAGTGGCTCGTAGTCTCCCTGTGCCTCCTGCTGGTCTCTGGACTGGTGCTGTCTCTCCAGGCTTTTATTTGCCAGCAGTTTAGAACC of Cynocephalus volans isolate mCynVol1 chromosome 4, mCynVol1.pri, whole genome shotgun sequence contains these proteins:
- the GPHA2 gene encoding glycoprotein hormone alpha-2, which encodes MPIVSPQTLLLCLLVLAVMEDQGREAAIPGCHLHPINVTVRSDRQGTCQGSHVVQACVGHCESSAFPSRYSVLVASGYRHNITSVSQCCTISSLKKVKVQLQCVGTRREELEIFTAKACQCDMCRLSRY